TGTTTACAACGGctaattttcatttatttttattataacgACTAGTTTATAACGTCTTTGTTTTTAACTTCAAATACTTCGTTTAACAACGAATATATTGTTAAAAAGCCGAAACACAACGAAAGATTCAACCACTCCACATAAATAGATTAAATTATAAGCGTGTTGATGATTCTAAACGTCTCACATGtacatataatattttatctcaATTATTATAGATTTCAAGTTCGCTCAATAATGacgttatttaaaatatatctaTTTTGTATTACAATATAAATAAATCAGATGTAAACATCCTAAGAgttattgatattattattagagTCAAAAATTGTAAgagaaatttataaaataataaaataaatttaatcaactatttttaaaaaataaaataattgaccCTCTAAATTGTACTATGAAATgtacttaaaaaaaaattaaaagtgaAAAAAACCAAGAAAGTGTTTTCTCGTCTCCCTGTCGGTCTATATAAACGCAGTGTCACCTTCTTCGTTTACAGTCTCCAAACATCAATGGCGAAACGATTCAAGCTTAGGATCTGCAAAGCAATCGCCGTCACTTTGCAATCATGCCGTTCGAAACACCCTTCCGATCTCCCACAAGATCCTGTCCGTTCATTTTCCCCGGCCAACTCCAAACACACAAACCGCCACCACAGCCCCTCCGCCGGTGGTTTATCTGAACGTACGAAAGCTTTGGAGAAAGAGATTGTTGTAGCGAGTTACCCGGAGCAGTTTAAGTGGGAGAAGGAAGAGAAACGACAGGTGGTCGCTAACGTCTGCCGAGAATCCACACCGCGCCAGAAAATGTACAATTCATCCGCCTCCTGCGGCGACTCCGAAGAAGAACTTAAGTATGCgaagaagaagaaaagacgCGCGAAGAGGAACAAGAGGAACGTCCCCTGCAGGCTTCGCGAGAGCACCTCTTCAGGTGATAGTATGTGGTTCAGCTGCGAacgcggcggcggcggcggcggcggcggcggaaACGAGGAAACAGAAACTCTCGTTACCTCCTCCTTAACTCTGTCCACCGACTCTTCCTCCGAATTCAACTTCGATGTCCCATTAAATCCCATCGGGAAGACCCAAAACTCAACTACAAATCCGCCTCAGTACAACAGGAAACTCTCCAAACCTACTAAACATCGAGTCTTCAACCCGGCGGCACCAGAGGATGAGATTCCGGCGAGGCTGTCCATGTTCATGAAGCTTACACCGTGCAACATCGacggaaaaatcaaggaaagtTTCGCGATCGTGAAGAGGTCCGATAATCCATACGAGGATTTCAAGAATTCAATGATAGACATGATAGTGGAAAAGCAGATGTTCGAGCACAAAGATTTGGAGCAGCTGTTGCAGTGTTTCCTGTCGCTGAATTCCCGACATTACCATGTAATCATCATTCAAGCTTTTTGTGATGCCATTTTCTCTGCAGAGGTTCAAAAGTTTTCGCCGGTGGTCGTCTCCGACtagtttcatttcagatttaagTCTTTTAATTAATCACCAGAAGATTAAATTTTAGTCGTTCATATATTCTCATCTTGTTTTAGCATCTATGACTAAGTATATATAATcacatataattaatatattcaTCTCAAATGTAATATTATTGTTTATTAATATGTCCTTTCGTTCAACTTTGTTGAGCTTGGTTAAAACTTAATCATATAATCATATCATTTATACACGTTTGCTTCGGGTACTAAACATGATTGATATATGATATAACGAcgataaatcaatatatttaaataagataACAGTACTTATCATTAATCATTTATAACATTTGAATCAAACATCGAACAAAACAACGATGATAAATAATGAATCTATGTTTTTTCATTACACCAAGCGTTGCCTTGAGTTTACAATTCAGGATATCATTTTTACGTATGCATTCCATATACCGAAGAAAATTTTATTCTTTGACATTATGTGTGGTCTAATATGATAAATAATTTGGAATGGATTTGGTGAAATTTGTTATATAAATAAAACGTTTAAGAAATTTACAATTTACTATTATATAATATTGAATTAGTTTTCTTGTccatatatttcaattttttttctccTAATAACTAGTCTAATTTTAAGCTTTGCTtcgttatatttttaaaatttgtatcGTGCTGTGAAATCGATGGGAGGTTTGCTAGAAATGGCAAAGATTTGCCCAATCCTAACGGCTAACGCTACAAGTAAGGATGGCAATTTTCCCACGGGTTCAATGTCCTGCGAGGAAAAACTCGAAACAAGACGGGTTCGAGAAAAAGTTAATTGATTTGGTTTCGGGTTCCAGGATTTTTAAAATCCCCGAAATATATTGGGACGGGTTTGAGAATTCTATCCCCATACCAAACCCTCTCCATACaaaggtatatatatatccccgaattatatatatatatatatatatatatatatatatatatatatatatatatatatatatatatataatgctaACGAGTTTgatcttttatttttatattggaactatgaatttttttaaaaaaatattgactATAGATTATTAATATTATGCAAGTTTTATGTATGTCATTGAATTTTGTATCAATATTTTTTAagtcaaattaaaaattttttgTGTCAATTCAATAAATACctaaaatttcattaaaaaaaagaaattcaAGCGGGGACAAGGATGGGGGCGGGGATCCCCAACCCCGCGGGGTTGGGGATGGGGGCGGAGATATAAATCGTGTGCGGGGATGGTGATGGCAAACTTGCCCCGACCCTCAGCCCATTATCATCCCTAGCTACCAGAGATTCTTTTACCTTTCATAAATACTAAAATTATTTACCTTATCACAAAAATTCAAGTGAGACAGTTTTATGAATCAATTTTTTGATGGTCTTTTCTACTTCACAAGAATGAGATTCGCCCCATAAGATTGTGTGTCGAACTTGATCGTTACTGGTCATCAATTCAACCTCTCGTACGAGTAGAAATAACGTAAACGTAGTTGGTAAGGCTTTCGGGTATCCGGTTTAATGTGTGGCCCCCGCTTCTACCTCTATCAGGCGGCGACCCACACCTACCTATACCACAAAAGAATAAGTGGGAGTTTATTTTGCAGCCTACAATTCACCAAGTAAAGAGGAGTCAAGCTCGCCAATGTTGGTGTCAGTGTACAAAAGTTCACAACTTATATTACCTTTACTAAGAGAATTTCCTTATGGATGGCTCATACATGAATTCAATTGATTTTTGGCTCTATTCATGAGTCGATAATATTCCCAATGTGCCCGCTACAAGATGAGAAGCTATTCCTCCTGGAACAAAAAGCAAGATAGCATTTATTCCTGAGAATAAGGGtagaatctcttggtaagttgTCATTTTGATATCTCGAGCGAATGAAAGGGAGTCTATGTGAAACAATAAATAGTTTAGTTGTTTCCGGAGCTGCTGTATATGGTCTACGACTGTAGTCCAGTGGGGGCGGAGTAGAAAATGAATGGAATCGACTGGTACTTCCACAATGAGATCAGAAAATCAAAGAAATCGGAAGCAATTGTGAGATACAGAATGGATAGACTTGGTTCCTCAGTGACTTAGAAATGCACCACCTCAAACGCCCTCAGTTATAATAAAGTTTAtttattatgtgttttgataTTGGAAGTATTCAAATATAGGTTTTGGTTTTGCAAAATGGGTCGTGTTTTATTTTTGTTCATTTTTTATGGAGTAATGTCGGCCATGTCAATATTTTCCGATGTTACATCACCACTACCGTAAAAAAGTCAAAAAATAATCTAACTTGAATGAccaaaaactaaaatttaaataCTTGGTCAAAATACAAATACACAAACTTATATGGTTATTTTGACCTTTTTCCCTTTTTTTAAATCAAGTACAATAAAGAGAAGTAGAGTcatttaattatcatattataaatTGAGgtaataaaacacaaaaaaatcGTAAAAATCTTTTTCCTGTATCAATTTAATCATAATCTTTTCGAAAGTTTTTCAATTTATATATTCAACGCTGAGGTGACACTCACATATTGAATGTGATGAAACATATTAAATTTGTGTATACAATAATTGCCACATCGACAATGtcttgtttatatattttttcatgttaATTTTTATAGCGTCATATTTTATTTCCATATCTAGCCCAATTGAAGACAAAACTCTAGTGTAAAAATAAAATGGCTTCGAACATGAATAAAATTTGATTCAATAAATTGAACATCAAATTAACAAATATATTATattcacacacacatatataagtACTGCTCTAAAAAGGGATAGACGGTAGATGGGTAACTACCTAATGTCTAGTCGCCTAGGCCCGCTTCCCGCCTAGGGCTGCCTAACAGATTTTCTAGGCGGTCGGCCGGCGCTTAGTGCCtaagtatctatatatatatatgcgtgtgtgtgtgcgcgcgcGTGCGTGATTGACCAGAGACCAGTGAATAGTTTGTTGAGACAAGAGGAGACAAGGGAGTAAGTGATCCATATGTCTACCTTTGATATAAAGTGCGAAGGTTGTTAAAGTTTAATGCAGTAGAGTACGTAGTAAATCTTTTAGCATGAGCATGGCATGACTGCCTAAAGCTAACAAACTCCTGCATGCATGCATCCCTTTCTTTTGTACTCAACAATATCAACACTCAATATGAATGAGGCAAACATATTCAGATCACCTTATAATTTAAATCAAGGTTCACAAGTTTTTAGTGTTTAGCTTCGgccaaatattttaattgaagTTGTTTTTATTCTAAGTAATTATAATACTAGTTACGCTTCGAGACACAATGTTTATATAATAGtagtgatttgatttgaatattatTGAGATGCAATGGCTGGATCTATTTATAAGAACGGTCGATTCGTGATGTTTTGTCTGGTACGAGAGTTGTACTAATACAATCAATTAGCATCAGTCGACTAGCAAGGTTCTAAGAAGTGTTTTTagtataattttaaatcattttaTGTTGATTAATAAGTTAAATAATGtataaacataaaattttaaaaataaatgcataaatttTCAACCTATAAAAAATATGTCTCAAAATCAAAAATTGTGTGTGGAGTAAAACTTTTGTGTTGGATCAAAGTATCTTCTCATATTCGCAACAAGGAAAACGAATTGATatgtaaaaaatttatttcgacattttaaggttttttttttttaaaaaatatactatcaaatatttattttctcgAATAAAATTTAagagttaaaatttattttaataaattatgttttttcttgttttttcatgtttttttttttatcgctTTTTTACTTTATTAATATGATCAACCAAAAACTTGCCCCATTTTTTCAAGATTCTGTCCAAAGCGAAGCTTTTTCCTCATGCTTCATGTTTAAGCTGCGCTTTTTCATGGGTTTTAGAACACTTCCGACCAGTACTCGATCCTACAAATACTGAACAAATAGTCAATAAATTGATTTTTTGAGATATCATAAAGACATTAGGGAAAAAATAGATGGTCCTGCTTGGGATGAAAATATAGATCTAACTCCATCTGGATACTTGAAAAACGAACTTATTTCGGTAAGTTTGTTTCATGACTTAAAAAGGagacaaaaacaaaataaaatatagataataagaatttttttataattatatactatattaaacaataaaataaaaatatatataatattgataataataaaaaattgattCACCAAGCACCAAAACAAGCCCAAGTAGAATTATAATCAGTCCGACTCAAAATACCGTATGTAAACCCTATGGGTTAACGCTGAGTGGCTGACTCGGTATTGGATAAATTTTGTTGGGCCTTGCTCTTTCAAAACGATGGTTTGTTAGGTGCTACACAAAccaatattataaattatttaaaatcgaACTCGAACTCAAACTCAAAGTATTTTTGTCTATAATTAAGAAGTATATCAGGAGTTCTAATAATTTATtaacatattataattttatattaaataaatatattttgaatctTTCTAATGTTTATTTTCAAGCTAACGGTTCGGATAGCTCGTAATcatgttcaaatcttttgagTTTTTAAAATTA
This is a stretch of genomic DNA from Primulina eburnea isolate SZY01 chromosome 11, ASM2296580v1, whole genome shotgun sequence. It encodes these proteins:
- the LOC140805131 gene encoding transcription repressor OFP7-like gives rise to the protein MAKRFKLRICKAIAVTLQSCRSKHPSDLPQDPVRSFSPANSKHTNRHHSPSAGGLSERTKALEKEIVVASYPEQFKWEKEEKRQVVANVCRESTPRQKMYNSSASCGDSEEELKYAKKKKRRAKRNKRNVPCRLRESTSSGDSMWFSCERGGGGGGGGGNEETETLVTSSLTLSTDSSSEFNFDVPLNPIGKTQNSTTNPPQYNRKLSKPTKHRVFNPAAPEDEIPARLSMFMKLTPCNIDGKIKESFAIVKRSDNPYEDFKNSMIDMIVEKQMFEHKDLEQLLQCFLSLNSRHYHVIIIQAFCDAIFSAEVQKFSPVVVSD